One segment of Methanolinea mesophila DNA contains the following:
- a CDS encoding PAS domain-containing sensor histidine kinase, whose translation MPIPQHQERWKLASLALIPIFFIIIEILVLSGIQTVFEPPYLLLITNTIFVGIIPLFIAYLSFRTYSLYGRPAVLLIGGGMLAMGMGSILAALVRSLPDGANLNVTVYNTAFFVGAVFAFSAALANTYHPAWLSDPKRTRTAGLLYTGVGLFILLFTGTTLAGLVPRFFTQDIGPTLLRQGILISAIVLLAASAVMFYLENTRKKEDFFFWMAISFGLLSIGLFAFAQEMVVGGLVGWFGRTAEYVGACYALVAYLGVRRTASAQGVPVEEMLAQFFGEAEVGYRALVEASTSAIVVLDPADRVLVWNPAAERMFGYPQEEAVGTPIALMAPGVGFLSAIRAVCSTEATGNEGLPVSDHIETIALRKDGNEFPVDMSVFGHPAGSTWARTCIIRDITDRKSAEEALKVKFEELNELNEELVSTQEELRQNYEELMKAEHAERETSQYLENLIGYANAPIIVWDPGYRITRFNHAFELLTGKPAESMIGKDLAVLFPDQFRDAAMEAVRRTSSGERMEVVEIPILDADGAIRTVLWNSATLFSPDGTTVLSTVAQGQDITERKNAEESLKNYAENLKQSNEDLERFAYVASHDLREPLRMVTSFSQLLEKNYKGRLDADADEFIDYIVEGGRKMDALVNDLLEYSRITSRGKPFEPTDMNIVLEETRKSLSMAIKENKAKIEVGVLPTVYVDRSQVTLVFQNLLSNAIKFHDNKEPVVSVGAVKLETNGNSRSGTTGSASIRITMKKSSSSSSGCSRGATTRGRGSGSPSASGSSSGTAAGSGSNRSPGWAARSSLPYRTGPESNAPPCSLRSPVRSS comes from the coding sequence ATGCCAATCCCGCAACATCAGGAACGATGGAAGCTCGCGAGTCTCGCACTTATCCCGATTTTTTTCATTATCATTGAAATTCTCGTGCTTTCTGGTATCCAGACGGTATTCGAACCCCCCTATCTGCTGCTGATCACGAACACCATATTCGTCGGAATTATCCCGCTTTTCATCGCGTATCTCTCCTTCCGGACCTATTCTTTGTATGGGCGGCCCGCGGTGCTGCTGATAGGCGGGGGGATGCTTGCCATGGGGATGGGCAGCATCCTCGCGGCGCTCGTGCGATCACTCCCGGACGGGGCGAACCTGAACGTCACCGTCTATAACACCGCATTTTTTGTAGGTGCAGTTTTTGCATTCTCGGCCGCACTGGCGAATACCTATCATCCCGCCTGGTTGTCGGACCCGAAAAGGACCCGGACCGCAGGGCTGTTGTATACAGGAGTGGGCCTTTTTATACTTCTCTTCACCGGCACGACCCTGGCGGGACTCGTCCCCCGGTTCTTTACCCAGGACATCGGCCCGACCCTGCTGCGCCAGGGCATTCTCATCAGCGCGATCGTTTTGCTCGCGGCCTCGGCGGTAATGTTCTATCTGGAGAACACCAGGAAGAAGGAGGATTTCTTCTTCTGGATGGCAATCTCCTTCGGCCTCCTTTCAATCGGCCTGTTCGCATTCGCCCAGGAGATGGTGGTCGGGGGGCTGGTCGGCTGGTTCGGGAGGACCGCCGAATATGTCGGGGCGTGCTATGCTCTGGTCGCCTACCTCGGAGTGAGAAGGACCGCATCGGCGCAGGGTGTTCCCGTCGAAGAGATGCTGGCTCAGTTCTTCGGGGAAGCCGAGGTCGGATACCGGGCACTCGTGGAGGCCTCGACCAGCGCGATCGTGGTCCTCGACCCTGCCGACCGGGTGCTTGTCTGGAACCCGGCCGCCGAGCGGATGTTCGGATATCCGCAGGAGGAGGCAGTCGGTACCCCCATTGCCCTGATGGCTCCCGGAGTCGGATTCCTCTCCGCAATCCGGGCAGTGTGTTCCACTGAGGCAACGGGGAACGAGGGACTGCCGGTCAGTGACCACATCGAGACGATTGCCCTGCGAAAGGATGGAAACGAGTTCCCGGTCGACATGTCGGTGTTCGGGCATCCGGCCGGGTCCACCTGGGCGAGGACCTGTATCATCCGGGACATCACGGACAGGAAAAGTGCCGAAGAGGCCCTTAAAGTGAAATTTGAAGAATTGAACGAGCTGAACGAAGAGCTCGTCTCTACCCAGGAAGAATTGAGACAGAATTATGAAGAGCTCATGAAAGCCGAGCACGCCGAGCGCGAGACGAGTCAGTACCTTGAGAACCTGATCGGTTACGCCAACGCCCCGATCATCGTCTGGGACCCCGGATACCGTATCACCCGGTTCAACCATGCATTCGAGCTCCTGACAGGAAAACCGGCCGAATCCATGATCGGAAAAGACCTTGCGGTCCTGTTCCCGGACCAGTTCCGCGATGCCGCAATGGAAGCGGTCCGGAGGACCTCTTCAGGGGAACGAATGGAGGTGGTCGAGATCCCGATCCTCGATGCCGATGGAGCGATCCGCACGGTTCTCTGGAACTCGGCGACTCTTTTTTCACCTGACGGGACGACGGTGCTCTCCACCGTCGCCCAGGGCCAGGATATCACTGAGAGAAAGAACGCTGAAGAAAGCCTAAAAAACTACGCCGAGAACCTTAAACAGAGCAACGAGGACCTGGAACGGTTCGCCTACGTCGCGTCCCACGACCTCCGGGAACCGCTCCGGATGGTGACCAGCTTCTCCCAGCTCCTGGAGAAGAACTACAAGGGCCGGCTCGATGCGGATGCCGATGAATTCATCGATTACATCGTGGAGGGCGGGAGGAAGATGGACGCCCTGGTGAACGACCTCCTCGAGTATTCAAGGATCACGTCCCGGGGGAAACCGTTCGAACCGACCGACATGAATATCGTGTTGGAAGAAACACGGAAAAGTCTTTCCATGGCGATAAAGGAGAATAAGGCAAAAATCGAGGTGGGCGTCCTTCCCACGGTCTACGTAGACCGTTCGCAGGTGACGCTCGTGTTCCAGAACCTGCTCTCGAATGCGATAAAGTTCCATGACAACAAAGAGCCGGTTGTCTCTGTCGGTGCAGTGAAATTGGAAACGAATGGGAATTCTCGGTCCGGGACAACGGGATCGGCATCGATCCGCATTACCATGAAAAAATCTTCGAGCTCTTCCAGCGGCTGCAGTCGAGGGGCGACTACCAGGGGACGGGGATCGGGCTCGCCATCTGCAAGCGGATCGTCGAGCGGCACGGCGGCCGGATCCGGGTCGAATCGGAGCCCGGGATGGGCAGCACGTTCTTCTTTACCATACCGGACAGGACCGGAAAGTAACGCCCCACCATGTTCGCTCCGGTCGCCGGTCCGCTCCTCCTGA
- a CDS encoding DUF3303 domain-containing protein produces MLFMITFQWEPGKTDEVMQMRKKETPHPGRKVLKEWIALESNLVYRLVELTDPAALLKATQGWSDIGYIEMHPVMESEEAFKLLK; encoded by the coding sequence ATGCTGTTCATGATTACGTTCCAGTGGGAACCGGGAAAGACGGATGAAGTGATGCAGATGCGGAAGAAGGAGACTCCGCATCCGGGAAGAAAGGTACTAAAAGAATGGATCGCACTCGAGTCAAATCTCGTGTACAGACTGGTAGAGCTCACCGATCCCGCAGCGCTGCTCAAGGCGACCCAGGGGTGGAGCGACATCGGATATATCGAAATGCACCCGGTGATGGAATCAGAAGAAGCGTTCAAGCTGCTGAAATAG
- a CDS encoding cache domain-containing protein produces the protein MKEKTSVLVCALLLLGVSLCWCIGAPDAGDACSDVTGQKEMLVYLNLLQGEIDGALAGLDGQVEATAGNLTATGLAGADADAELNDALAADPSVTTAITIARNGTCLAAVPESVASLVGEDLGGREVVRETFEKKVPIMTDVIPLHEGGQAAIIEYPVFGEDECLAGAMSITFDPYLLCKEKIEPVLNGTPYTAMVAEAGGRVLYDPDPEEVGKETFNESLYEAFPEILAFAHTYAGNWSGHATYSFYDTGFSRTVQKEAYWTTVGLYGTEWRLIIIRELGGA, from the coding sequence GTGAAAGAGAAGACGTCTGTTCTGGTCTGCGCACTCCTGCTGCTCGGCGTCTCTTTGTGCTGGTGCATCGGCGCACCGGATGCCGGGGATGCCTGTAGCGACGTTACCGGGCAGAAGGAGATGCTTGTCTACCTGAATCTCCTGCAGGGCGAGATCGACGGCGCTCTTGCCGGGCTCGACGGACAGGTGGAGGCGACGGCAGGGAACCTGACCGCGACCGGTCTGGCCGGAGCCGACGCAGATGCGGAGCTCAACGATGCCCTCGCGGCGGACCCGTCCGTCACCACCGCCATCACCATCGCGAGGAACGGGACCTGCCTCGCTGCCGTTCCGGAGTCCGTCGCGTCGCTCGTCGGCGAGGACCTCGGTGGCCGGGAGGTCGTCAGGGAGACGTTCGAGAAGAAAGTGCCGATCATGACCGACGTCATCCCGCTCCACGAGGGCGGGCAGGCGGCGATCATCGAGTATCCCGTCTTCGGAGAAGACGAGTGCCTGGCCGGGGCGATGAGCATCACATTCGATCCCTACCTGCTCTGCAAAGAGAAGATCGAGCCGGTGCTGAACGGCACGCCCTACACCGCGATGGTTGCCGAGGCCGGCGGTAGGGTGCTCTACGACCCCGACCCTGAAGAGGTCGGGAAAGAGACGTTCAACGAGTCGCTCTACGAGGCTTTCCCCGAGATCCTCGCGTTCGCCCATACGTATGCAGGCAACTGGTCGGGGCACGCGACCTACTCCTTCTACGATACCGGATTTTCCCGCACGGTGCAGAAGGAGGCCTACTGGACGACGGTCGGGTTGTACGGCACCGAGTGGCGGCTGATTATTATCAGGGAACTCGGCGGGGCGTAA